A genomic stretch from Mus pahari chromosome 6, PAHARI_EIJ_v1.1, whole genome shotgun sequence includes:
- the LOC110323467 gene encoding oogenesin-3-like isoform X2 translates to MVICQQCPDQDDSSEEETIDVYSPPTLMKLARQRLLRQEALAISALKDLPNMLFPVFFEEAFTDGHTKILKAMIPEWPFPSLSVAVLIDNCNLETLKAFLEGLDILLAQKVRSSRCKLKEINWRDTGHGSHGIWPGSHEVEGLPESMKQKHPNCAGKEELKVTTELSVMNGRLNESDTYLLEWVQQRKDSIHLFCRKLVIQSLTKATMTEIFKTVNADCIQELELCCICLEDLAFLNPYLRQMDSLLELTLDHITDGLSMGDSEMLEEKMITLVSQLPTFPCLQKLHVNGVYFIYGNLKEFLRCAKKPLVSVCISNCELSQSDLDYLPYCLNILELKCLNLIDIPLFHLLLEPLGFLLESVRHTLKCLILKSCGMGESHFNALLPALSQCCHLTNVNFWDNELSLLFLKQLLHHTANLSQLTYEQYPAPLECYDDRSVIISHRLEQYCPELLDILKAKRQPKEVIFATTQCSRCGRSYVYDLKTQRCFFEE, encoded by the exons ATGGTGATCTGTCAACAGTGTCCAGATCAA GATGACTCTTCAGAAGAAGAAACAATTGATGTgtactccccacccaccctgatGAAGCTGGCAAGACAGAGGCTACTGAGACAGGAGGCTTTGGCAATTTCTGCTCTCAAGGACCTGCCCAATATGCTGTTCCCAGTGTTTTTTGAGGAGGCCTTCACTGATGGTCATACAAAGATCTTGAAGGCCATGATACCTGAGTGGCCCTTTCCATCCCTTTCTGTAGCAGTGCTGATAGACAACTGCAACCTGGAGACTTTGAAGGCTTTTCTTGAGGGACTAGATATACTGCTTGCACAAAAGGTTCGCTCCAG TAGGTGCAAACTCAAAGAGATCAACTGGAGGGATACAGGCCATGGTTCCCATGGGATATGGCCTGGATCCCATGAAGTCGAAGGTTTACCAGAGTCCATGAAACAGAAGCATCCTAATTGTGCGGGGAAGGAAGAATTGAAGGTAACAACTGAACTCTCTGTCATGAATGGCAGACTTAATGAATCTGACACATACTTGTTGGAGTGGGTCCAGCAGAGAAAAGATTCCATTCATCTATTCTGTAGGAAGCTGGTAATTCAAAGCTTAACCAAAGCCACAATGACAGAAATCTTCAAAACTGTAAATGCAGACTGTATACAGGAGTTGGAGCTATGTTGTATTTGCCTAGAAGATTTGGCTTTTCTTAACCCCTACCTGAGACAGATGGACAGTCTTCTCGAACTCACACTTGATCACATCACAGATGGCCTCAGTATGGGTGATTCTGAAATGCTTGAGGAAAAAATGATCACATTAGTTTCTCAACTTCCCACATTTCCCTGTCTCCAGAAACTTCATGTAAATGGTGTCTACTTTATATACGGCAACCTGAAAGAATTCCTCAG GTGCGCGAAGAAGCCATTGGTGTCAGTTTGCATCAGTAACTGTGAACTCTCACAGTCAGACTTGGATTACCTACCCTATTGCCTGAATATTTTGGAGCTCAAATGTCTGAACCTTATTGATATACCTTTATTTCATTTACTCCTTGAGCCTCTTGGGTTTCTCCTTGAAAGTGTTAGACATACCCTGAAATGCTTGATATTGAAGTCATGTGGTATGGGGGAATCTCATTTCAATGCCCTGCTGCCTGCCCTAAGTCAATGTTGTCACCTCACAAATGTCAACTTCTGGGATAATGAACTCTCTCTGCTGTTCCTGAAACAACTTCTACACCACACAGCAAATCTGAGCCAGCTGACCTATGAGCAGTACCCTGCCCCTCTTGAGTGCTATGATGACAGGAGTGTAATAATATCACATAGATTAGAGCAATATTGTCCTGAGCTCCTGGATATACTCAAGGCCAAAAGACAGCCCAAAGAGGTCATCTTTGCTACAACCCAATGTTCTAGGTGTGGTAGATCTTATGTTTATGATCTGAAGACCCAACGTTGTTTTTTTGAAGAATAA
- the LOC110323467 gene encoding oogenesin-3-like isoform X1 — protein MKLARQRLLRQEALAISALKDLPNMLFPVFFEEAFTDGHTKILKAMIPEWPFPSLSVAVLIDNCNLETLKAFLEGLDILLAQKVRSSRCKLKEINWRDTGHGSHGIWPGSHEVEGLPESMKQKHPNCAGKEELKVTTELSVMNGRLNESDTYLLEWVQQRKDSIHLFCRKLVIQSLTKATMTEIFKTVNADCIQELELCCICLEDLAFLNPYLRQMDSLLELTLDHITDGLSMGDSEMLEEKMITLVSQLPTFPCLQKLHVNGVYFIYGNLKEFLRCAKKPLVSVCISNCELSQSDLDYLPYCLNILELKCLNLIDIPLFHLLLEPLGFLLESVRHTLKCLILKSCGMGESHFNALLPALSQCCHLTNVNFWDNELSLLFLKQLLHHTANLSQLTYEQYPAPLECYDDRSVIISHRLEQYCPELLDILKAKRQPKEVIFATTQCSRCGRSYVYDLKTQRCFFEE, from the exons atGAAGCTGGCAAGACAGAGGCTACTGAGACAGGAGGCTTTGGCAATTTCTGCTCTCAAGGACCTGCCCAATATGCTGTTCCCAGTGTTTTTTGAGGAGGCCTTCACTGATGGTCATACAAAGATCTTGAAGGCCATGATACCTGAGTGGCCCTTTCCATCCCTTTCTGTAGCAGTGCTGATAGACAACTGCAACCTGGAGACTTTGAAGGCTTTTCTTGAGGGACTAGATATACTGCTTGCACAAAAGGTTCGCTCCAG TAGGTGCAAACTCAAAGAGATCAACTGGAGGGATACAGGCCATGGTTCCCATGGGATATGGCCTGGATCCCATGAAGTCGAAGGTTTACCAGAGTCCATGAAACAGAAGCATCCTAATTGTGCGGGGAAGGAAGAATTGAAGGTAACAACTGAACTCTCTGTCATGAATGGCAGACTTAATGAATCTGACACATACTTGTTGGAGTGGGTCCAGCAGAGAAAAGATTCCATTCATCTATTCTGTAGGAAGCTGGTAATTCAAAGCTTAACCAAAGCCACAATGACAGAAATCTTCAAAACTGTAAATGCAGACTGTATACAGGAGTTGGAGCTATGTTGTATTTGCCTAGAAGATTTGGCTTTTCTTAACCCCTACCTGAGACAGATGGACAGTCTTCTCGAACTCACACTTGATCACATCACAGATGGCCTCAGTATGGGTGATTCTGAAATGCTTGAGGAAAAAATGATCACATTAGTTTCTCAACTTCCCACATTTCCCTGTCTCCAGAAACTTCATGTAAATGGTGTCTACTTTATATACGGCAACCTGAAAGAATTCCTCAG GTGCGCGAAGAAGCCATTGGTGTCAGTTTGCATCAGTAACTGTGAACTCTCACAGTCAGACTTGGATTACCTACCCTATTGCCTGAATATTTTGGAGCTCAAATGTCTGAACCTTATTGATATACCTTTATTTCATTTACTCCTTGAGCCTCTTGGGTTTCTCCTTGAAAGTGTTAGACATACCCTGAAATGCTTGATATTGAAGTCATGTGGTATGGGGGAATCTCATTTCAATGCCCTGCTGCCTGCCCTAAGTCAATGTTGTCACCTCACAAATGTCAACTTCTGGGATAATGAACTCTCTCTGCTGTTCCTGAAACAACTTCTACACCACACAGCAAATCTGAGCCAGCTGACCTATGAGCAGTACCCTGCCCCTCTTGAGTGCTATGATGACAGGAGTGTAATAATATCACATAGATTAGAGCAATATTGTCCTGAGCTCCTGGATATACTCAAGGCCAAAAGACAGCCCAAAGAGGTCATCTTTGCTACAACCCAATGTTCTAGGTGTGGTAGATCTTATGTTTATGATCTGAAGACCCAACGTTGTTTTTTTGAAGAATAA